The following coding sequences lie in one Maribacter forsetii DSM 18668 genomic window:
- a CDS encoding HD domain-containing protein, whose product MLKETFTKLLTKYTDDDRLTNILWTEIEKNYTDKKRHYHTLQHLDNLYSQLTIVKEEIKNWETILFTLYYHDIIYHATKSDNEEKSAELAEKRMMEISVSKEIIEHCKKQILATKWHHNSIDSDTNYFTDADLSILGQDWDTYQLYYKNVRKEYAIYPAFIYNPGRKKVLNHFLSMDRIFKTNFFYNKFEEQAKQNLQRELDSL is encoded by the coding sequence ATGCTTAAAGAAACATTCACAAAACTTCTAACAAAATATACAGACGATGATCGTTTGACAAATATATTGTGGACAGAAATTGAGAAAAACTATACAGACAAAAAAAGACATTATCATACATTACAGCACCTTGATAATTTATATTCTCAATTAACTATTGTAAAGGAAGAAATAAAAAACTGGGAAACCATATTATTTACACTTTATTACCACGATATAATCTACCATGCTACAAAATCTGACAACGAAGAAAAAAGTGCTGAACTTGCTGAAAAGCGCATGATGGAAATTTCGGTTTCTAAGGAGATTATTGAACATTGCAAGAAACAAATTTTAGCTACCAAATGGCATCATAATTCAATTGACAGCGACACTAATTATTTTACAGATGCCGACCTTTCCATTTTAGGCCAAGATTGGGATACATACCAATTGTATTATAAAAATGTTAGAAAAGAATATGCTATCTATCCCGCATTCATTTATAATCCTGGGCGTAAAAAAGTTCTCAATCATTTTTTGTCGATGGACAGAATATTTAAAACCAACTTTTTTTACAACAAGTTTGAAGAACAAGCTAAACAGAACTTACAGCGGGAACTAGATTCATTATGA
- a CDS encoding mechanosensitive ion channel family protein translates to MDDDFHRILYNYLVETGLSEKAAAYLNLAILLVFALVLAYFLDLIIWKVLRSVSLKLARKSKTNFDNFLVANRVPRYLAHIIPLSILVELVPFGFIGLDYAEKIALKFLNVLFVVLTLYVVKSVFTSINDYLKTKPRFRDKPMGSYIQVFMIFAWVVGIFTIFAIITEIQVWKFFTALGAGSAVILLIFKDSILGLVASIQVSINDMVRIGDWISFDKFGADGDVIEISLATVKVQNFDKTITTIPTYALISDSFQNWRGMQESGGRRMKRALIISQKSIRFLSDTDVEEFQKIQLIQPYLNTRSAQINTYNTENNINKDLAINGRNLTNIGVFRKYVNDYLQNHSAVNKGMTLMVRQLAPTPQGIPLEVYAFSADKRWENYEYVMADIFDHLLSALPYFHLQVYEIPVPVATS, encoded by the coding sequence ATGGACGACGATTTTCATAGAATACTGTATAATTATCTGGTAGAAACGGGACTAAGCGAAAAAGCGGCAGCGTATTTAAACCTTGCTATTTTATTGGTCTTTGCGTTGGTATTGGCATATTTTTTAGATCTTATCATCTGGAAAGTATTACGATCGGTCTCATTAAAACTTGCCCGAAAATCAAAAACCAATTTCGATAATTTTCTAGTCGCCAATAGAGTGCCAAGGTACCTTGCACATATTATACCCTTAAGCATTTTGGTTGAACTTGTACCGTTTGGGTTTATTGGTTTGGATTATGCAGAAAAAATAGCATTAAAATTTTTAAATGTACTGTTTGTTGTTCTTACACTCTACGTTGTTAAAAGTGTTTTTACAAGTATTAACGATTATTTAAAGACCAAGCCAAGGTTTAGAGACAAACCAATGGGCAGTTATATACAGGTCTTTATGATCTTCGCTTGGGTGGTAGGTATATTCACCATTTTTGCCATCATTACAGAAATACAGGTTTGGAAATTCTTTACCGCTCTAGGTGCGGGGTCAGCTGTAATACTTTTAATTTTCAAAGATTCTATTCTTGGTTTGGTTGCCAGTATACAGGTAAGCATAAATGATATGGTACGTATTGGTGATTGGATCAGTTTTGACAAATTTGGTGCAGATGGCGATGTTATTGAAATATCATTGGCTACGGTAAAAGTCCAGAATTTTGATAAGACCATAACCACTATACCTACCTATGCGTTAATATCCGACTCTTTTCAGAACTGGCGCGGAATGCAAGAATCTGGAGGAAGACGTATGAAACGTGCCTTGATTATAAGCCAAAAAAGCATTCGTTTCCTGTCTGATACCGATGTTGAAGAATTTCAAAAGATTCAATTAATTCAGCCGTATTTAAATACACGGTCAGCACAAATCAATACCTACAACACAGAAAACAATATCAACAAGGACCTTGCTATAAATGGTAGAAACCTAACTAATATTGGGGTCTTTAGAAAATACGTAAACGATTACCTTCAAAACCATTCTGCAGTAAATAAAGGTATGACTTTAATGGTGCGCCAATTAGCACCAACACCACAAGGTATTCCGTTAGAGGTGTATGCTTTTAGTGCTGACAAAAGATGGGAGAATTATGAGTATGTCATGGCAGATATCTTTGACCACCTCTTGTCTGCCCTACCCTATTTCCATTTACAGGTGTATGAAATACCGGTGCCAGTAGCTACTTCATAA
- a CDS encoding universal stress protein translates to MENRILLPTDFSKNSWNAIQYAIKLFENKKCSFYILHTYSKETHGLDSLTLLDPDEAFNKMSELKSRQGLGNILVRLSKFQNKNHQFHVVSESTLLSNAIKTLNKELRFKMIVMGAKGMTNQKGETYGKQTLDILKQIRKCPVLIVPTKVDFNYPKEIVLSTNFNTKINVSEIKYLVDIAKLSNASIQVLSLTAPHKLTFNQKRNKVFIRKQLKDVAHKFNSLRNVNMAIALSCFVEIRESNMISYIDRKPSFWERLGFGKLSLRKLGYYANVPVLALHAK, encoded by the coding sequence ATGGAAAATAGAATATTATTACCAACAGATTTTTCAAAAAACTCATGGAATGCTATACAGTACGCCATTAAATTATTTGAAAATAAAAAATGCTCATTTTACATTTTACATACCTATTCTAAAGAAACCCATGGCTTGGACAGTTTAACATTACTAGATCCAGATGAAGCCTTTAACAAAATGTCTGAACTAAAATCAAGACAAGGTTTGGGCAATATTCTGGTGCGGCTATCAAAATTTCAGAATAAAAATCACCAATTTCATGTAGTATCTGAATCTACGCTACTTTCAAACGCAATAAAAACTCTGAATAAAGAGCTCCGTTTTAAAATGATAGTAATGGGTGCCAAGGGTATGACAAACCAAAAAGGAGAAACGTATGGTAAACAAACCTTAGATATATTAAAACAGATAAGAAAATGTCCGGTTTTGATAGTGCCTACCAAAGTAGATTTTAATTACCCAAAAGAAATTGTTTTAAGTACTAATTTCAATACCAAAATTAATGTATCTGAAATAAAGTACCTGGTAGATATTGCCAAATTAAGTAATGCCAGCATACAAGTACTAAGTCTAACAGCTCCCCACAAATTAACCTTTAATCAAAAAAGAAATAAAGTATTTATTCGTAAACAGCTCAAAGATGTAGCGCATAAGTTTAATTCCTTACGAAATGTAAATATGGCTATTGCCCTAAGCTGTTTCGTAGAAATTAGAGAATCTAACATGATTAGTTATATAGATAGAAAACCCTCGTTTTGGGAAAGACTAGGTTTTGGTAAATTATCATTAAGAAAATTAGGCTATTATGCAAATGTGCCCGTATTGGCACTGCATGCAAAGTAA
- a CDS encoding GreA/GreB family elongation factor, whose protein sequence is MKYGNLVIEKKEYVLLKRFMNLSGYYKDDTLRKSVQKLVGELETATVCDASDMYDDVIRFNTTVTIVSENGWQKKFKLVMPTDSDIKNDKISILTPMGAAVIGYSEGDSITWEFPSGEQKLTIEKVEQENQHMNINMVL, encoded by the coding sequence ATGAAGTACGGTAATCTAGTTATAGAAAAGAAAGAATACGTGTTACTTAAAAGGTTTATGAACCTATCGGGTTATTATAAAGATGATACGCTACGCAAATCTGTCCAAAAATTGGTAGGAGAATTAGAAACTGCTACCGTTTGCGATGCATCAGACATGTACGATGATGTTATACGGTTCAATACAACGGTTACTATAGTATCTGAAAACGGTTGGCAAAAAAAGTTCAAGCTGGTAATGCCAACGGACAGTGATATAAAGAATGATAAAATATCTATACTCACCCCAATGGGTGCAGCGGTTATTGGTTACAGCGAAGGGGATTCCATTACTTGGGAGTTTCCATCCGGAGAACAAAAGCTAACAATTGAAAAAGTAGAACAAGAAAATCAGCATATGAATATAAATATGGTATTATGA
- a CDS encoding Glu/Leu/Phe/Val family dehydrogenase, which translates to MIAKVASKKAPKQGMLDNVMRQFDNAADIIDLNANIRKILEVTNNEIVVHFPVRMDNGEVEIFTGYRVQHNNALGPYKGGLRYHPTVDIDAAKALAMWMTWKTSLAGLPYGGAKGGIQLDPNKYSNSELERITRRFTYALGDNIGPELDIPAPDVNTNPQTMAWILDTYMSTKSPAERSTNMHVVTGKPIGAGGSKGRDRATGYGVFLTIKFWAESHNVDLKDKKFIVQGFGNVGYWAAYFLVNEGAILTAVQDAYGSIANEEGIDVDQLLAYAKGNKGSILGYAKARTINSKDFFSLDCDICIPAALGNQITPKNANKIKAYLIAEGANGPTDVDAEEILLKKGIDIIPDILCNSGGVIGSYFEWLQNRNGEIWSLDEVMEKLEKKMKESFTTVLETSKKRKVDMRTAAFVIAIERLEEAYVQRGIFP; encoded by the coding sequence ATGATAGCAAAAGTAGCATCTAAAAAAGCGCCTAAACAAGGCATGCTAGACAATGTAATGCGACAATTTGATAATGCCGCAGATATTATTGACCTAAACGCCAATATTAGAAAAATTCTTGAGGTAACAAATAATGAGATCGTTGTACATTTTCCTGTTCGGATGGATAATGGTGAAGTGGAAATTTTTACCGGTTATCGTGTACAGCATAACAATGCATTGGGGCCGTATAAGGGCGGCTTACGTTATCACCCTACCGTTGATATAGATGCAGCAAAAGCACTGGCAATGTGGATGACCTGGAAAACCTCTTTGGCAGGTTTGCCATATGGTGGTGCCAAGGGTGGAATTCAACTAGACCCAAACAAATATTCAAATTCTGAATTAGAACGTATAACCAGAAGGTTCACCTACGCATTAGGAGATAATATTGGTCCGGAATTAGATATTCCTGCACCAGATGTAAATACCAATCCGCAGACCATGGCTTGGATTTTAGACACCTATATGTCTACCAAATCTCCTGCAGAACGGTCTACCAATATGCACGTAGTTACAGGTAAACCTATTGGTGCGGGTGGCTCAAAAGGTCGTGATAGAGCTACGGGATATGGAGTATTTCTTACTATTAAATTTTGGGCAGAAAGTCATAATGTAGATTTAAAGGACAAAAAATTCATAGTACAAGGTTTTGGTAATGTTGGGTATTGGGCAGCCTATTTCTTGGTCAACGAAGGTGCCATTTTAACCGCGGTCCAAGATGCCTATGGTAGTATAGCAAATGAAGAAGGTATAGATGTAGATCAATTATTAGCATACGCTAAGGGCAATAAAGGCAGTATTCTTGGCTATGCAAAAGCAAGAACGATCAATAGCAAAGATTTCTTTTCTTTAGACTGTGATATATGTATACCTGCTGCATTAGGTAACCAGATTACGCCTAAAAATGCCAACAAGATAAAAGCTTATTTAATTGCCGAAGGTGCCAACGGACCTACAGATGTAGATGCTGAAGAAATTCTATTGAAAAAAGGCATCGACATCATTCCTGATATTCTTTGCAATTCTGGTGGTGTAATTGGCAGCTACTTTGAGTGGTTACAGAACCGAAATGGCGAAATATGGTCTTTAGACGAGGTCATGGAAAAGCTGGAAAAGAAAATGAAAGAATCTTTTACAACCGTTCTAGAAACATCGAAAAAGAGAAAAGTAGACATGCGTACCGCTGCCTTTGTAATCGCTATTGAAAGATTAGAAGAGGCGTACGTACAACGTGGTATTTTTCCATGA
- a CDS encoding MCP four helix bundle domain-containing protein translates to MFIKLKTSQRLHAGFILAIAFLLVLGSNRLYHRHFSTLQNTVNSVYDDRVKVQDYIYQLNNIFHTKKLRFITEENFTDLATENEKAEKLLSDFALTELTTKEYSALNELTSQFHKLKTFENKVLQSQDNLSNGVALLSLQTLKKIDEKLDVLATIQLKESKQMTQLSNKALESNLLLSRLSLGFLICIGVALLALIFYPIKTKESVLD, encoded by the coding sequence ATGTTTATAAAACTAAAAACATCGCAAAGATTACATGCCGGCTTTATATTGGCCATCGCGTTTTTATTGGTGTTGGGTTCTAATAGATTATATCATAGACATTTTTCTACGCTACAGAACACCGTAAATTCTGTATATGATGATAGGGTTAAAGTTCAAGATTACATTTATCAATTGAACAATATTTTCCACACAAAAAAACTACGATTTATAACTGAAGAGAATTTTACTGATCTAGCAACTGAAAACGAGAAAGCAGAAAAATTACTTTCAGATTTTGCGCTAACAGAACTAACTACTAAAGAATATAGTGCACTAAACGAATTAACTTCTCAGTTCCATAAACTTAAAACATTTGAAAACAAGGTTTTACAATCCCAAGATAATCTTAGCAATGGGGTTGCATTACTCTCACTACAAACTCTAAAAAAAATAGATGAAAAATTAGATGTACTGGCAACAATACAATTAAAAGAAAGCAAGCAAATGACACAGCTTTCTAACAAAGCTTTAGAAAGCAACTTACTACTATCTAGATTATCACTTGGCTTTTTAATATGTATTGGCGTTGCCTTGTTGGCATTAATTTTTTATCCCATAAAAACTAAAGAATCCGTCCTAGATTAA
- a CDS encoding GreA/GreB family elongation factor, which translates to MKYGSLVFEESEFLIIKKYLEHNVTIEDYAHKNVLEILTQNMNIAMCLKAEDIPFDIITLNTILKVSGASGIRQTFQIVSPNEVDVKNNKISVISSLGASVIGRAVGDKISYGLPGDLISLKITKVNQSNTANKNTTEDQKTKKETIH; encoded by the coding sequence ATGAAATACGGCAGTCTCGTTTTTGAAGAAAGTGAGTTCTTGATAATTAAAAAGTATCTAGAACACAATGTTACCATAGAAGACTATGCACATAAAAACGTGTTAGAAATTCTAACTCAAAATATGAATATCGCTATGTGTTTAAAAGCCGAAGATATTCCGTTCGATATTATCACATTAAACACTATTCTAAAAGTTAGCGGTGCATCTGGTATACGGCAAACGTTTCAGATCGTATCGCCTAACGAAGTAGACGTTAAGAATAATAAAATTTCTGTCATCAGTAGTTTAGGCGCCTCTGTTATTGGGCGTGCCGTTGGGGATAAAATTTCATACGGACTACCAGGAGACCTTATATCATTGAAAATAACAAAAGTTAACCAATCAAATACAGCCAACAAAAACACAACTGAAGATCAAAAGACCAAAAAAGAAACTATTCATTAA
- a CDS encoding sigma-54-dependent transcriptional regulator: MDLRKENILIVDDDIDILELLQRHLKSMDYHTYKAVSVKEALFILKDTFIDLIITDIQMPEIDGLQLLKFANEHYPEIPKLVVTGYPSVEGTLEVIKSGATDYLTKPFTKAELKEAVEKALTQNASRKKAKSVHVKTNANTYSDMVGASEAFKKVTNIIERVKDNKATVIVTGESGTGKELVARAIHYSGKFSREPFIAVNCAAIPENLQEAELFGYIKGAFTGANENRNGFFQAAKGGTLFLDEIGTASLAVQTKLLRALQEKEITRVGSQKVEKVDIRIIAATNANLLEEIKNNTFREDLYYRLTVVEINVPPLRERKSDIAILTEKFLRKYGIEFKDRLLRISPEALQILQRYNWPGNIRELENIIQRAVIMADGSIEVKDLPEFLKYQIDFPENELRPLRTMEKEYIQRVLAHTKGNKTKAAKILQIDRKTLREKLK, translated from the coding sequence ATGGATTTGCGCAAAGAGAACATTCTTATAGTAGATGATGACATAGATATCTTAGAGCTATTACAAAGGCACTTGAAGTCTATGGACTACCATACCTATAAAGCAGTTTCTGTAAAAGAAGCCTTATTCATTCTAAAGGATACGTTCATTGACCTGATTATTACCGATATACAAATGCCTGAAATAGACGGACTCCAATTATTGAAGTTCGCAAACGAGCATTATCCTGAGATTCCGAAACTTGTGGTTACTGGTTACCCATCTGTAGAAGGAACTTTAGAAGTTATAAAATCAGGCGCTACAGATTATTTAACCAAACCCTTCACTAAAGCAGAATTAAAAGAAGCTGTTGAAAAGGCACTTACGCAAAATGCATCCCGTAAAAAAGCAAAAAGCGTCCATGTAAAAACTAACGCGAATACGTATTCAGATATGGTAGGTGCATCTGAAGCTTTTAAAAAGGTTACCAATATCATTGAACGCGTAAAAGATAATAAGGCTACAGTAATAGTTACCGGTGAAAGTGGTACGGGTAAAGAGTTGGTTGCGAGGGCTATTCATTATTCAGGTAAGTTTTCTAGAGAGCCATTTATAGCCGTTAACTGCGCCGCCATACCAGAAAATCTTCAAGAAGCTGAACTTTTCGGGTATATAAAAGGTGCCTTTACAGGTGCCAACGAAAATAGAAACGGCTTTTTTCAAGCTGCAAAAGGCGGCACCTTGTTTTTAGATGAAATTGGTACAGCATCCTTAGCCGTACAGACCAAATTACTACGCGCTCTTCAAGAAAAAGAAATTACCAGAGTAGGTTCACAAAAGGTTGAAAAAGTAGATATCCGTATAATTGCGGCAACCAATGCCAATTTACTGGAAGAAATTAAGAACAATACCTTTAGAGAAGATTTGTATTACAGATTAACTGTTGTAGAAATCAATGTGCCTCCCCTACGCGAACGTAAATCTGATATTGCTATTTTGACGGAAAAATTTTTACGTAAATACGGTATAGAATTTAAAGATCGGTTACTTCGTATTTCTCCAGAAGCATTACAAATACTGCAGCGATACAATTGGCCTGGAAATATTAGGGAGTTAGAGAACATAATACAACGTGCCGTAATTATGGCAGATGGTAGTATTGAAGTAAAAGATCTACCCGAATTTTTAAAGTACCAGATTGATTTTCCAGAGAACGAATTACGCCCGCTACGTACCATGGAAAAAGAATATATACAACGCGTATTAGCTCACACAAAAGGCAACAAAACCAAAGCTGCTAAAATTCTTCAAATAGATCGCAAAACCCTGCGTGAAAAATTAAAATAA
- a CDS encoding sensor histidine kinase, with protein MNTAEDKLKERVKELTCLYEVTSIIVNSDYDQLDASLEAIAYCLKRAWQYENVTEVFLKTSEYQVQTDDFTPDMVSLASKIKVFNKVEGEVLVGYPSNTYTLDDFLIEEQTLLNNVALDIGNLIERKQIRDSEAITRRKMERTDRLHILGEITAGIAHELNTPLANILGFAELLTDKITDKETVRDLEKIMDSAIFSREIVKKLMFFACEMPQEMKMVKLNPLVISVIKLLEPSLRAKNLKLTKAFDNNDIELRADTVQMTQVLFNLIMNAIYYSPNSSTINVHVLETENYIRIEIADEGKGIPTELEDKVFEPFFTSKPIGEGSGLGLSVVHGIITSHKGKIEHKPNTPKGTIFTVDFPKL; from the coding sequence ATGAACACAGCTGAAGATAAATTAAAAGAACGTGTAAAGGAACTTACCTGTCTTTATGAGGTCACCTCTATAATAGTTAATTCTGATTATGATCAATTAGATGCTTCGTTAGAAGCTATCGCATATTGTCTTAAAAGAGCTTGGCAATATGAAAATGTTACCGAAGTCTTTTTAAAAACCAGTGAATACCAAGTGCAGACCGATGATTTTACACCTGATATGGTCAGTTTAGCTTCTAAAATTAAAGTGTTTAATAAAGTGGAAGGTGAAGTATTAGTTGGCTACCCTTCAAATACATATACCCTTGACGATTTTTTGATTGAAGAACAGACGTTACTAAATAACGTAGCCTTAGATATTGGTAATCTAATTGAACGTAAACAAATACGTGATAGTGAAGCCATCACTAGAAGAAAGATGGAGCGTACAGACCGTTTACATATTCTTGGTGAAATTACCGCAGGAATTGCTCATGAGCTAAATACGCCCCTAGCAAATATTCTTGGTTTTGCTGAATTATTGACTGATAAAATTACGGACAAAGAGACCGTTAGAGACCTTGAAAAAATAATGGACAGTGCTATTTTTAGCCGAGAAATAGTAAAAAAGCTAATGTTCTTTGCCTGCGAAATGCCACAAGAAATGAAGATGGTAAAGCTGAACCCACTAGTGATCAGTGTTATAAAACTACTTGAACCTTCTTTACGGGCTAAAAATCTAAAACTGACCAAAGCGTTTGACAATAATGATATTGAACTTAGGGCAGATACTGTTCAAATGACACAGGTACTATTCAATTTAATCATGAATGCCATCTACTATTCTCCCAATAGTAGCACTATAAACGTACATGTACTAGAGACCGAAAATTATATACGTATTGAAATTGCTGATGAAGGAAAAGGTATACCGACCGAATTAGAAGACAAGGTATTTGAACCCTTTTTTACTTCTAAACCTATTGGAGAAGGCTCTGGCTTGGGGCTAAGTGTTGTACATGGAATTATTACCAGCCATAAAGGTAAAATAGAACACAAACCAAATACACCGAAAGGGACTATATTTACCGTAGACTTTCCTAAATTGTAA